Proteins found in one Mucilaginibacter gracilis genomic segment:
- a CDS encoding threonine aldolase family protein: MIKRRNFLKLSGAGLLPVMASTFRAFAQVGNTIPQKPGLAISFVADGPEYTPEAYVKKLQELLDKRGIKPDVYGKGGAVTELEGKLAQLTGKEAAIYVPTGTMANQLALSLLSGTNTKIYLPDNSHIFRDEADAAQSVYGKRLIPLAKEAPYFTLQQLQEGIAYDNEHEVFKSGLGAIAIENPVRRADGRHIPFEELRKISAFCRQNKYPLHLDGARLFLAAAASGVSIADYAQLFDTVYLSLYKYIGAGGGAVLAGEKSLIDKMGHLIKIHGGTIYSNWTNAAMALYHLEGLPERLKKTLTKAQELISAMNKVNSLQATELENGTNIFYLTPDNTIDGKRFSGLLREQQILIRNPDAQGLIRLQVNETLLDTDINQLIHLLRDTLAASAKR; this comes from the coding sequence ATGATCAAAAGACGTAACTTTTTGAAGTTAAGTGGTGCGGGCTTACTACCCGTGATGGCATCCACGTTTCGGGCGTTCGCACAAGTTGGCAATACCATCCCTCAAAAACCCGGCTTAGCGATAAGTTTTGTCGCGGACGGCCCAGAATACACTCCGGAAGCTTACGTAAAAAAACTACAAGAACTATTGGACAAGCGCGGCATTAAACCGGACGTCTACGGGAAGGGCGGTGCCGTTACGGAACTGGAAGGAAAGCTGGCGCAACTGACCGGGAAAGAAGCTGCGATTTACGTTCCGACCGGAACTATGGCCAATCAACTGGCTTTATCCCTGTTAAGCGGGACCAATACAAAAATATACCTGCCGGATAACAGCCATATTTTCCGTGATGAAGCTGATGCGGCACAAAGCGTCTATGGTAAAAGACTTATCCCTTTGGCTAAAGAAGCGCCCTATTTTACATTGCAGCAGCTTCAGGAGGGGATAGCTTACGATAACGAACATGAAGTTTTTAAGAGCGGCCTTGGTGCAATTGCAATTGAAAATCCCGTCCGTCGTGCGGACGGCAGGCATATCCCATTTGAGGAACTGCGAAAGATATCGGCATTTTGCAGGCAGAATAAATATCCACTGCATCTGGATGGCGCACGCTTGTTTTTAGCTGCCGCTGCCAGCGGCGTGAGCATTGCCGACTACGCACAATTATTTGATACGGTCTACCTGTCCCTTTATAAGTATATAGGTGCAGGCGGCGGGGCGGTCCTGGCGGGTGAAAAATCCCTGATCGATAAAATGGGGCACCTCATTAAGATCCACGGCGGCACCATCTATAGCAACTGGACCAATGCCGCCATGGCGCTTTACCATCTGGAAGGCTTACCCGAAAGGTTAAAAAAAACATTGACCAAGGCGCAGGAACTGATCAGCGCGATGAACAAAGTCAATAGTCTTCAGGCTACCGAACTGGAAAACGGCACCAACATATTTTACCTGACACCCGATAACACGATCGACGGAAAGCGTTTCAGCGGCCTCCTGCGTGAGCAGCAGATCCTGATCCGGAATCCTGACGCACAGGGCCTTATCCGCCTTCAGGTCAACGAGACTTTGCTTGATACCGACATCAATCAACTGATCCATTTACTCCGCGACACTTTGGCGGCATCAGCCAAACGTTAA
- a CDS encoding TonB-dependent receptor produces the protein MNLKLPKKVFYQWSFFMKISVLVVTTLLSLAGISLASTTNAQVNLEQPVSLHVSHSGMADILQKLEEAAKVKLLMVGNMDNDTQYNLNASGQPLGKVLSGFFAPKGYTYKVINNTIVIARQQKPPAPGRIAGRVLDEKGQPLPGATIKVTGTGAAIQSAVDGSYSLSLQAGNYTLEITFISYQTKRITGIAVAEGKVTFLEIAMQPATSALNEVVITANFKKASVEGLYARQKNAAGVTDGISAEQIARTPDKNIGEVLKRVTGLATMENKYVVVRGLSERYNQSLLDGLVMPSTELNRKNFSFDIIPANMVENVTVSKTITPDQSAEFGGGLVNVNTISVPNANFLNFSAGAAINDKTTGKDFISQQLEGKEYFAQVSSHRNYAGQLKWNNPQDAVKAFQAANGPNVLANNWGLYHFKAQPSQNYQFSAGHVFALDSSRRIGAVASLSYRNTLAVQDVRMTRNYGSEGGVEGDTSGRRFDAFTGKRYGFTTNIGALVGVGYKDKANQLSYQTVYLRTLDQPLLIGIYAQRELGYFDLTTQTSMLINQLKGEHALNKKGLRLKWMGSYLTLDRERPDNHILQALGVQDSSGAGVYNIAGAGGGHSQYGSLRTWNRAFEKDLSWDISLSAPFKFKTITNTVKAGYAGWRKDRMFYVLNVGTLFENEDQNYLPLNEAFGPEHGVTFQPSRYGDDSRRTASLQAGYVMLDDRLGKFRLVWGGRAEYYNLNKVNQTLDKLFEEINTGRGTGEKYDFTLLKNIEPNLRFFPSANLTYSITGTMNLRLGFAKSIIRPDLRELNYFQEYDFELGDLYRADFLRSTTINNYDFRYEWYPAAGDILSLSLFRKDLAYPMEINRSADKTAYVLANSKSARNTGIEVEFRKSLAFTGIPVIRNLTLYGNATIMDAYVTPMGMDYNGVDTLNPLKIIPREIIGKSQHRPQQGASNFMYNAGVYYDSDAFGLSLVYNSVSNRLFRPNADYSQSLFERPLVALDGQVAYRFLGRHAEVKLNVSNLLNSYQVVYYNRYDDGSIDRKENPSTKELGYQQGIDNIEYESKPGRTYSMTLSYKF, from the coding sequence ATGAATTTAAAACTACCTAAAAAGGTTTTTTATCAATGGAGTTTCTTTATGAAAATTTCCGTACTGGTGGTCACCACCTTATTGAGCCTCGCGGGCATTTCCCTGGCATCAACAACTAACGCGCAGGTTAACCTGGAACAGCCTGTTTCCTTGCATGTAAGCCACAGCGGCATGGCTGATATTTTACAAAAGCTGGAAGAAGCGGCCAAAGTGAAGCTGCTGATGGTCGGTAATATGGATAATGATACCCAATATAACCTGAATGCCAGTGGTCAGCCGCTGGGGAAGGTATTGAGCGGTTTCTTCGCGCCTAAGGGCTATACTTATAAAGTAATTAATAATACCATTGTAATCGCACGGCAGCAAAAGCCACCAGCACCCGGCCGGATCGCCGGCCGGGTGCTGGACGAAAAGGGACAGCCCCTGCCGGGCGCAACCATTAAAGTAACAGGAACAGGTGCCGCCATTCAAAGCGCGGTGGACGGCAGCTATTCGCTGAGCCTGCAAGCAGGCAATTATACGTTGGAGATTACCTTTATTTCCTATCAGACAAAACGGATCACCGGTATCGCCGTGGCCGAGGGCAAAGTAACGTTCCTGGAAATCGCGATGCAGCCTGCCACCAGTGCGCTGAATGAGGTGGTGATCACCGCTAATTTTAAGAAAGCATCTGTGGAGGGTTTATACGCAAGGCAAAAGAACGCTGCGGGTGTCACCGACGGTATCAGCGCCGAGCAGATCGCCCGCACGCCGGACAAGAATATCGGCGAGGTATTGAAACGGGTGACCGGCCTAGCCACAATGGAAAACAAATACGTTGTCGTACGCGGCCTCAGCGAACGTTATAACCAGTCGCTTTTAGACGGCCTGGTGATGCCCAGTACGGAGCTCAACCGCAAGAACTTCAGCTTTGACATCATTCCGGCGAATATGGTCGAGAATGTAACGGTTTCGAAGACCATCACCCCGGACCAAAGCGCGGAATTCGGCGGTGGTTTGGTGAATGTGAATACGATCAGCGTGCCGAACGCTAATTTTTTGAATTTCTCGGCAGGAGCGGCTATCAACGATAAAACCACCGGCAAAGATTTCATCAGCCAGCAACTGGAGGGTAAGGAATACTTTGCGCAGGTATCCAGCCACCGCAACTATGCCGGTCAGCTGAAGTGGAACAACCCGCAGGACGCGGTCAAAGCCTTTCAGGCAGCCAACGGGCCAAATGTACTGGCCAATAACTGGGGTTTGTATCATTTCAAGGCACAGCCTTCACAAAACTACCAGTTTTCTGCCGGGCATGTGTTCGCTTTAGACAGCAGCCGCCGTATCGGTGCCGTAGCTTCGCTGAGCTATCGCAATACACTGGCGGTACAGGACGTGCGGATGACCCGGAATTATGGCTCGGAAGGCGGTGTTGAGGGGGATACTTCCGGCAGGCGCTTTGACGCGTTTACGGGTAAGCGTTACGGATTTACCACGAATATCGGCGCACTCGTCGGCGTGGGCTATAAAGACAAGGCTAACCAGCTGAGTTACCAGACTGTTTACCTGCGCACGCTCGACCAGCCCCTGCTGATCGGGATCTATGCCCAGCGTGAACTGGGTTATTTCGACCTGACGACGCAGACCAGTATGCTGATCAACCAGCTGAAAGGCGAACACGCATTGAACAAAAAAGGTCTTCGCTTAAAATGGATGGGCAGTTACCTGACGCTTGACCGGGAAAGGCCGGACAATCATATTTTACAGGCTTTGGGTGTACAGGATTCTTCCGGGGCAGGTGTTTACAATATCGCCGGGGCGGGCGGCGGTCATAGCCAGTACGGTTCCCTGCGCACCTGGAACCGTGCCTTTGAAAAGGATCTCAGCTGGGATATCAGTCTGTCGGCCCCTTTTAAATTTAAAACCATAACCAACACCGTTAAAGCGGGCTATGCCGGCTGGCGCAAGGACCGTATGTTTTATGTGCTGAATGTCGGCACCTTGTTTGAAAACGAAGACCAGAACTATCTACCGCTGAATGAGGCTTTCGGTCCGGAACACGGGGTAACATTCCAGCCGAGCCGTTATGGTGACGATTCGCGCCGGACAGCCAGCCTGCAGGCCGGCTATGTCATGCTGGATGACCGCTTAGGTAAATTCCGGCTGGTATGGGGTGGCCGGGCGGAATACTACAACCTTAATAAGGTTAACCAGACGCTTGACAAGCTGTTCGAGGAAATCAATACCGGGCGCGGGACCGGCGAAAAGTATGATTTTACACTGCTCAAAAATATCGAACCGAATTTGCGCTTTTTCCCTTCGGCCAACCTGACCTACAGCATCACCGGAACGATGAATCTGCGCCTGGGTTTTGCCAAAAGCATCATCCGGCCGGACCTGCGGGAGCTCAATTATTTCCAGGAGTACGACTTTGAACTGGGCGACCTGTACCGGGCCGATTTCCTGCGTTCCACCACCATCAATAATTACGACTTCCGTTATGAATGGTACCCTGCAGCTGGTGATATCCTTTCCCTGTCGCTGTTCCGAAAGGACCTGGCTTACCCGATGGAGATCAACCGGAGCGCTGATAAAACAGCCTACGTGCTGGCCAACAGTAAATCGGCCCGTAACACCGGGATAGAAGTAGAATTCAGGAAATCACTGGCGTTTACAGGTATACCGGTTATCCGCAACCTGACGCTTTACGGCAATGCGACCATCATGGACGCTTATGTGACACCGATGGGCATGGATTACAATGGCGTAGATACTTTGAATCCTTTAAAGATCATTCCGCGGGAAATCATCGGTAAATCACAACACCGCCCCCAGCAGGGTGCAAGCAATTTCATGTATAACGCCGGTGTCTATTACGACAGCGATGCTTTCGGGCTGAGCCTGGTTTACAACAGCGTCAGCAACCGCCTGTTCCGCCCTAATGCAGATTACAGCCAGTCTTTATTTGAAAGGCCGCTGGTAGCACTGGACGGACAGGTAGCTTACCGCTTCCTGGGCCGGCATGCAGAGGTGAAATTGAATGTAAGCAACCTGTTGAACAGTTACCAGGTAGTGTATTACAACCGTTACGATGACGGGAGTATCGACCGTAAAGAAAATCCAAGTACCAAAGAACTGGGCTACCAGCAGGGGATTGACAATATTGAATATGAATCTAAACCCGGCCGAACCTACAGTATGACCCTGAGTTACAAATTTTAA
- a CDS encoding FecR family protein yields the protein MDRRKFLELFEKQQQRTITPAEEQLLEKWFDGLQKTGLSDWDQQAVGDHAQLEAEIYNAVITRENNKVRRMAYPYWYGIAASLLLICSIAFFSIRNAKHTPSAPIAYQTSRTAYGEVKKIALPDGSEIWLNAGSSIRYPQTFGRTREIILNGEAFFEVVHDKDRPFIVHAGTLNTQVLGTSFNIKAYPDDAGAVVAVATGKVGVYHKGGATEFLTPGQAVNYEKHTGRIAKISTSIADATAWKTGRLVYRNVLLSEALLDLYHKYGVKVGVAASMRHCRIYGTFEHDRLEKLLEMLSYSVNGKVIKTESGYEIRGKGCN from the coding sequence ATGGATCGCAGAAAATTTCTCGAACTTTTTGAAAAGCAGCAACAGCGTACCATCACGCCTGCTGAGGAGCAGTTGCTGGAAAAATGGTTTGACGGACTGCAAAAGACAGGTCTTTCGGACTGGGATCAGCAAGCGGTAGGCGATCACGCGCAACTGGAAGCGGAAATTTATAATGCCGTGATTACCCGGGAAAATAACAAGGTCCGGCGCATGGCTTACCCCTACTGGTACGGGATAGCGGCATCTTTGCTGCTCATTTGTTCCATCGCCTTTTTTAGTATCCGTAATGCTAAGCATACGCCGTCCGCACCAATAGCCTATCAAACCAGCCGTACAGCTTACGGCGAAGTGAAAAAGATCGCCTTACCGGACGGCTCTGAGATCTGGCTGAATGCGGGGAGCAGCATCCGTTACCCCCAGACCTTTGGCCGAACCAGGGAGATCATCTTAAACGGAGAAGCTTTTTTTGAGGTTGTTCACGACAAGGACCGGCCCTTTATCGTGCATGCCGGAACGCTTAATACCCAGGTACTGGGCACCAGCTTTAATATCAAGGCATATCCCGATGACGCGGGAGCCGTCGTTGCGGTAGCAACAGGCAAGGTGGGTGTTTATCACAAGGGTGGCGCTACCGAATTCCTGACACCGGGACAAGCAGTCAATTACGAGAAGCATACCGGTCGTATCGCAAAAATAAGTACTTCCATTGCCGATGCCACTGCCTGGAAAACCGGCAGGCTGGTTTACCGTAATGTTTTATTGTCGGAGGCACTGCTGGACCTGTACCATAAATACGGGGTGAAAGTAGGTGTTGCCGCCAGTATGCGCCATTGCCGCATTTACGGCACCTTTGAACATGACCGGCTGGAAAAACTACTGGAAATGCTGAGTTATTCGGTCAATGGTAAGGTCATTAAAACGGAATCCGGCTACGAGATCCGGGGCAAGGGTTGTAACTAA
- a CDS encoding sigma-70 family RNA polymerase sigma factor has translation MQTVNPPFSFEKLYREQWSALYLFAYNIVRDREIARDIVQEVFTALLQNPNPASIENHQAYLQQAVKYQVYNLVRADKVQLRAFEQVTPPTTADSTNELISFKELSRAFDLSIVSLPVKCREIFDLKQQGFTARQIARDTGLSIRTVETHLYNAVKKIRTSLAQLISLAAFLAFLPF, from the coding sequence GTGCAGACAGTCAACCCTCCCTTTTCCTTTGAAAAACTTTACCGGGAACAGTGGTCGGCACTTTACCTCTTTGCTTATAATATCGTCCGGGATCGGGAAATTGCCAGGGACATTGTACAGGAAGTGTTTACCGCCCTGTTGCAAAACCCAAATCCAGCCAGCATAGAAAACCATCAGGCTTATTTACAACAGGCTGTGAAATACCAGGTATATAATCTCGTACGTGCAGACAAAGTGCAGCTCCGGGCTTTTGAGCAAGTAACGCCTCCAACTACCGCTGATAGCACCAATGAACTGATCAGCTTTAAGGAATTGAGCAGGGCTTTTGATCTCTCCATCGTATCTTTACCTGTTAAGTGCCGCGAAATATTTGATTTAAAACAACAGGGTTTTACAGCCAGGCAGATTGCCCGGGATACAGGTTTATCCATTCGTACAGTGGAAACACATTTATATAACGCCGTCAAAAAAATACGTACCTCGCTCGCCCAACTCATCTCTTTGGCGGCGTTTTTAGCTTTTCTGCCATTTTAA
- a CDS encoding TonB-dependent receptor, translated as MTRFTLMVTIVSLTMTGILMAAEVHSQSLQTSVTLTTRSSKASDVFKQIEHQTEFTFSYSGAVGRKLLTIKTDKQVLADLLKELAKNQRLDFTQLGSLIAIRELPPPPAPGMITGKVLDEKGEPLPGATIKVVETGAGIQSNVDGTYLLKLAPGTYTLEVSFVSYQTKRITGVTVSEGKSTLLDIAMTLASNQLATVTVTGDYKRSSLEGLYAKQKSNTAMTDGISAEQIARTPDKNIGESLKRISGVNVLENKFVVVRGLGERYNSTMMNGQVMPSTEMNRKQFSFDIIPAGMVDNITIYKTINPDKSAEFGGGLVEVNTKNIPTENYFNITFGENYNDKTTGRNFRGLNISTRNYFGSASSDRTLLGRTDWKNVDNIRADYAAKGSDAKLFNNNWKLYNYSPPVSPNFQAAFGRVINLKNNDQIGIIASASYRNTWQNSDVIMGRNGYGGSDAQEELYGFTGNRYGFTTNLGGIAGIGYTGKQFKLGLQSVYLRTLDQQLVFGTGDKNDYGQAVGYYDLTTQTSMLQNQLKGEKGFGSKGVKLNWLLSYTTLDRQKPDNHQLDARYMGTASDNPNNTASDFSIMNPESNLLSAGVLRNWSRSYEKNLGWNLDLTVPLKFSVAKTSVSNSFKTGYAGWQKDRLFWVANTSSQFFGSSDPQPISETFDPLTHPAGTITISDFSDQYHNKATLHAGYVMLDSKIGSKLRLIGGLRGEYYDLNRVNTLLETFVKNQIDKNKDVTDYSDVYGLEPKFNLFPSAALTYSLTPKMNLRLSYAKSIIRPDLRELAYFREYDFELGGTYQSNTPIRSTKIDNFDFRYEWYPNAGEILSFSLFYKKLKYPMEIYSPGNRQYELRNDQSAKNKGIEVEARKSFAFTDLPVLRNLTVYGNFTRLFAKVTPMTVVYRNSDPAQPNKIIVTDNPGPEVDRPQAGASNYTYNAGLYYDAKPFSLSLSYNYITNRVFRAADVYQESLFETPLPSFDGQFTVNLLKDKAQVKFNVSNLLNKASRVYAKRNGVDSKTLLYEKGDFIDYQANPGRTYGLSINYNF; from the coding sequence ATGACCAGATTTACCTTGATGGTAACCATCGTTAGCCTGACCATGACGGGTATTTTAATGGCAGCTGAAGTACATTCGCAAAGTTTGCAAACCAGCGTCACGCTGACAACCAGATCTTCGAAAGCTTCTGATGTTTTTAAGCAGATAGAGCATCAAACCGAATTTACGTTTTCTTATTCCGGCGCCGTCGGCAGAAAGCTGCTGACTATTAAAACGGACAAACAAGTCCTGGCCGATCTTTTAAAAGAACTGGCAAAAAACCAAAGGCTGGATTTTACCCAACTGGGCAGCCTGATCGCGATCAGGGAATTGCCCCCGCCGCCTGCTCCGGGTATGATCACAGGCAAGGTACTGGACGAAAAGGGCGAGCCATTACCCGGTGCTACTATTAAGGTAGTCGAAACAGGGGCAGGTATCCAGTCCAATGTGGACGGGACTTACCTGCTCAAGTTAGCGCCGGGAACCTACACGCTTGAAGTCAGCTTTGTTTCCTATCAAACGAAACGTATTACCGGCGTGACAGTTAGCGAAGGCAAAAGCACGCTATTGGATATCGCCATGACACTGGCATCCAATCAACTGGCTACGGTAACGGTTACCGGTGACTATAAAAGATCATCTTTAGAAGGCCTGTACGCCAAACAAAAGAGCAACACCGCCATGACCGATGGCATCAGCGCTGAGCAGATCGCCCGTACGCCGGATAAGAACATCGGCGAAAGCCTTAAACGTATCAGCGGTGTCAACGTACTGGAAAATAAATTCGTTGTGGTACGCGGCCTGGGCGAACGCTACAACAGCACTATGATGAACGGGCAGGTGATGCCGAGCACGGAAATGAACCGCAAGCAGTTTTCTTTTGATATTATCCCGGCTGGTATGGTGGATAACATTACCATCTATAAGACCATTAACCCGGACAAAAGTGCCGAGTTCGGAGGCGGACTGGTGGAAGTGAATACGAAGAATATCCCGACCGAAAACTATTTCAATATCACTTTCGGCGAGAATTATAATGACAAAACCACCGGAAGGAATTTCCGTGGCCTCAATATCAGCACCCGAAACTACTTCGGCTCTGCGTCATCTGATCGCACTTTACTGGGCCGCACAGACTGGAAGAACGTGGATAATATCCGCGCGGATTATGCGGCCAAAGGCTCAGATGCCAAATTGTTTAACAATAACTGGAAATTGTATAATTACAGCCCCCCGGTATCGCCCAATTTCCAGGCCGCTTTCGGGCGGGTGATCAACCTGAAAAACAACGACCAGATTGGCATCATCGCCTCAGCCAGTTACCGCAATACCTGGCAAAATTCGGACGTGATCATGGGCCGGAACGGCTATGGGGGAAGCGACGCGCAGGAAGAATTGTATGGTTTTACCGGCAACCGCTATGGTTTTACGACAAACCTCGGTGGGATAGCGGGTATCGGCTATACCGGAAAGCAATTTAAACTGGGCCTGCAAAGTGTTTACCTGCGTACACTCGACCAGCAACTGGTATTCGGTACGGGCGATAAAAACGACTATGGGCAGGCTGTTGGTTATTACGACCTCACGACGCAGACCAGCATGCTGCAAAACCAGCTGAAAGGTGAAAAAGGTTTTGGCAGCAAAGGCGTTAAACTGAACTGGCTGCTGAGCTATACCACGCTGGACCGCCAGAAACCGGATAATCACCAGCTGGATGCCCGGTATATGGGTACCGCGAGTGACAATCCGAACAACACCGCATCGGATTTCAGCATCATGAACCCGGAAAGCAACCTGTTGTCCGCAGGGGTATTGCGTAACTGGAGCCGTTCCTACGAAAAGAACCTGGGCTGGAACCTGGATCTGACCGTGCCGCTAAAATTCAGTGTTGCTAAAACTTCGGTTAGCAACAGTTTCAAAACCGGCTACGCAGGCTGGCAGAAAGACCGTTTGTTTTGGGTAGCTAATACCTCATCCCAGTTCTTCGGCAGCAGCGACCCGCAACCGATCAGCGAGACTTTTGACCCGCTAACACATCCTGCTGGGACTATTACCATTAGCGACTTCAGCGACCAGTATCATAACAAGGCGACTTTGCACGCAGGCTATGTGATGCTGGACAGCAAGATCGGCAGCAAGCTGCGCCTTATCGGCGGCCTGCGCGGCGAATATTATGACCTCAACCGCGTGAATACCCTGCTGGAAACCTTTGTAAAAAACCAGATCGACAAGAATAAAGATGTGACGGATTACAGTGATGTGTACGGTTTAGAGCCTAAATTCAACCTCTTTCCGTCCGCAGCGCTGACCTATAGCCTGACCCCGAAAATGAACCTGCGATTATCGTACGCGAAAAGTATCATCCGTCCGGACCTGCGGGAGCTGGCCTACTTCCGGGAGTACGATTTCGAACTGGGCGGCACCTACCAGAGCAATACACCGATCCGTTCCACCAAGATCGACAATTTTGATTTCCGCTACGAATGGTACCCGAACGCGGGCGAGATCCTGTCCTTTTCGCTGTTCTATAAAAAGCTGAAATACCCGATGGAGATCTATTCACCGGGCAACCGTCAATACGAACTCCGTAACGACCAATCGGCAAAAAACAAGGGGATCGAAGTAGAAGCCCGGAAATCATTCGCTTTTACGGATCTGCCGGTACTCCGTAACCTCACCGTGTACGGTAACTTCACCCGCCTATTCGCTAAAGTGACCCCGATGACCGTGGTTTACCGCAACTCCGATCCGGCGCAGCCTAACAAGATCATCGTGACCGATAATCCGGGGCCGGAAGTGGATCGTCCGCAGGCCGGGGCCAGTAACTATACTTACAATGCCGGTCTGTATTATGATGCAAAACCTTTTTCGCTCAGTCTGAGCTACAACTATATTACCAACCGGGTATTTCGTGCGGCGGACGTGTACCAGGAATCCTTATTTGAAACGCCGCTGCCATCTTTTGACGGGCAGTTCACGGTCAATTTGCTGAAAGATAAAGCACAGGTCAAATTCAATGTCAGCAATTTGCTCAATAAGGCCAGCCGGGTGTATGCCAAACGAAACGGTGTCGATTCCAAAACCCTGCTTTACGAAAAAGGCGACTTTATCGATTACCAGGCCAATCCGGGACGGACCTACGGCCTGAGTATCAACTATAATTTTTAA
- a CDS encoding FecR family protein: MQEERKYLDELFQKYRQGTVTEKEKELIARWLEQLDAAEDEPEQSRLDLAADRSRREFRAKFQPEEINQTKIVSLPLWLRSVAASILALLSITAGFYIYHNRQATTQTAYEQQSTGTGQMKTITLADGTRITLNNRSRLKYPVSFAADKREVTLSGEAFFEVNHEPTRPFIVHTDKINVQVLGTSFNIQDYPDDVDLSVAVVSGKVGVMQKNIKTAYLIAGDALAYHRLSGKTDLFKIDGRAVTAWQQGVLVFDNEQLESITRKLERFYKVSFVFKNQALKRSELSLKVKNQSLAVVMSALSISGDFHYKISKARVTIW, encoded by the coding sequence ATGCAGGAAGAAAGAAAATACTTAGATGAACTTTTTCAGAAATACCGCCAGGGAACGGTAACTGAAAAGGAAAAAGAATTGATCGCCCGCTGGCTTGAACAACTCGATGCGGCTGAGGATGAACCGGAACAAAGCCGCCTGGATCTGGCGGCTGACCGTTCCCGCCGGGAGTTCCGCGCCAAATTCCAGCCGGAGGAAATCAACCAAACCAAAATTGTCAGTTTGCCGCTTTGGCTAAGAAGTGTGGCAGCCAGTATTTTGGCATTGCTGAGCATTACGGCCGGCTTCTATATTTACCATAACAGGCAGGCGACGACGCAAACTGCTTACGAACAGCAAAGTACCGGTACCGGGCAGATGAAAACCATTACCCTGGCTGATGGTACCCGGATCACCCTAAATAACCGCAGTCGGTTAAAGTACCCCGTCAGTTTCGCGGCTGACAAAAGAGAGGTGACCCTGAGCGGTGAAGCCTTCTTTGAGGTTAACCATGAGCCGACCAGGCCTTTCATTGTGCATACCGATAAAATTAATGTTCAGGTGTTGGGTACTTCTTTTAACATTCAGGATTATCCCGATGACGTGGACCTTTCTGTGGCAGTTGTTTCAGGCAAGGTTGGCGTCATGCAAAAAAATATAAAAACCGCTTACCTGATAGCGGGCGATGCCTTGGCCTATCACCGGCTTAGCGGCAAAACCGACCTGTTTAAAATAGATGGCCGGGCCGTAACCGCCTGGCAGCAGGGCGTGCTGGTATTCGACAACGAGCAACTGGAAAGCATCACCCGCAAGCTGGAACGTTTTTACAAAGTTTCCTTCGTCTTTAAAAACCAGGCTTTAAAAAGAAGCGAACTTTCGCTCAAGGTTAAGAATCAAAGCCTCGCGGTCGTCATGAGCGCGCTGAGTATCTCCGGGGATTTCCATTACAAAATCAGCAAGGCCCGGGTTACCATCTGGTAA
- a CDS encoding sigma-70 family RNA polymerase sigma factor, translating to MLQQIGEQELLAAIRNGTYAAFEEMHRRHYTGLLALAIRKTGDEAEAYDLLQDMFAELWVKREGFHITNPLENYLKNRLWFKLSGYFRTKVFRAKHYQDFADFLQHQEESATRQDAETIKEIEAQYGIILEIIGRTVSEMPDKMREIFILNKDNHYTVAEIAEQLAISPKTVRNQLNNAMNRIRQATGEHSLSAIQLLALLWLTI from the coding sequence ATGTTACAACAAATAGGCGAACAGGAATTACTGGCAGCGATCAGAAACGGCACTTATGCCGCTTTTGAGGAGATGCACCGTCGGCACTATACCGGGCTGCTTGCCCTGGCCATCCGTAAAACTGGCGATGAGGCAGAAGCTTATGATCTGCTGCAGGATATGTTTGCCGAACTTTGGGTCAAACGGGAAGGTTTCCATATTACCAACCCATTGGAAAATTACTTGAAAAACCGGTTGTGGTTCAAACTTTCAGGCTATTTCCGCACTAAAGTGTTTCGCGCAAAGCACTATCAGGATTTCGCTGATTTTTTACAGCATCAGGAGGAGTCCGCCACCCGGCAAGATGCCGAAACGATCAAGGAAATCGAAGCACAATACGGGATCATCCTGGAAATCATAGGCCGCACAGTCAGTGAAATGCCCGATAAAATGCGGGAGATCTTTATCCTGAACAAGGATAATCATTATACCGTCGCCGAGATCGCCGAACAGCTTGCGATTTCACCCAAAACCGTCCGCAACCAGCTCAATAATGCCATGAACCGCATCAGACAAGCGACCGGCGAACATTCGCTGTCCGCCATTCAACTGCTCGCCCTGCTCTGGTTAACAATTTAG